The Elusimicrobiota bacterium genome segment GACCTTGTTCTGCGTGGGCGGGGAGCACTCGCTCTCCCATGCGACGATCCCCCCCTTCATCCGGCGCTATCCCGGGCTGGGCGTGCTGCATTTCGACGCGCACGCGGACATGCGGCTGACCTATCAGGGATCGGTCTACAGCCACGCCTGCGCGATGTTCCCGATCTCGAAGAAGTGCCGCGTGGTCCAGGTGGGGATCCGTTCCATCGGCGAGGACGAGGCGCATCTGGTGGGCCGGGGGAACGTGAAAACATTCCTATGGCACGAACACCGGGACATGCGCAAGCTGATCCCTCTGGTCTTGAAGAGTCTCCCCCCCCTCGTGTATCTGTCCATCGACATGGACGGCTTCGACCCGGCCGTGGTGCCCGGCGTGGGCACGCCTCAGCCGGGCGGCTATCACTGGCATGAGGCGCTGGAGCTGTTCCGCGCGGTCATCGCAGGCAAGCGCGTGGTCGGCGTGGATGTGATGGAGCTCTGCCCGCTGAAGGATACCGTCGCTTCCGAATTGGCCGCGGCCAAGCTGATCTACCGGCTGATGGGCTACCTGGCCGTGAAAGCCCTTTAGCGCCAGACCAGCTGCCCGAGCACGCCCAACTGGGCGATCCCGACGATGACGCAGGACGCCTTGAACAGGCGCTCCTTGCGCACGGCGATGCGCGCGTGGACCACGACCTGGCCCACGAGGTCCTCGTGGTAGGGGGTCGCGGTTATCCCCCCTCCGAGGTATTTGTCGAAGCGGTGGACGAGCTCGCTGTGGGTGTATTTGGCGATGTCCTCGGCCCAGATCATGCAGTGGTCCACGCTGGGTTTGTCCTTGTCCGCCTCGGGAAGATACGGCAATCTGGGCTTGCCGGTCAGCGGAGAGAAGGCGAGGACGCCAAGGGGCAAGGCCAAGGATAAAAGGATGAGGGTCAGGAGTCCCAAGGGGCCGGCCGGCGCCAGCAGCTTGATGAAGGCGAGCTCGATCATGGCGAAGGCGGTGATGGCTCCGATCTTGTGGTCGGTCCATTCCACGGAGTGCTGCATGTGCTCGAGGATGACCCAGAGGCGGCGTTCTGGTTCCGGGGTCAGGTGCGAGGATACGCTCATCTGAGGCCTCCTGGGATTGTACTGCTCAGATTATACATGGTTTGACGCTTGTCTCAAAATACAAACAAACAACACCGAACACTCTCCAAAAGCTCTAAAACATAGCCAAAGAAGATATATGACCCAGAAAGACACACAACACTGCTTATAATGCTCTGTTTGCACGTGAAAACATTTTACCTGACACGATCCGCTAAAAGTTCTCACGTGAAACCAATCGCAACATTGATTTCAGCGCAGCACTAATGCTATAAATATTCGGCCGCGCATCAGGGGGAGTCGAATGGCAGAAACGATCGTCGTCGCGAATCAAAAGGGGGGGGTCGGAAAGACGACCACGGCCATAAATCTCGCGGCCGCGCTCGCTTTGCTAAAGCAGCCGACGCTCCTGATCGATGTGGACCCCCAAGGCAACGCCACTTCCGGCCTTGGGTTCGA includes the following:
- the speB gene encoding agmatinase — protein: MKAQFMDAGVPLKAARFVVLPLPFERTTSYMQGTVRGPAALLEGSLGVELYDEELGRLTYKDGIHTLPARRLKGPAPKVFPSIEKEVSRIAGMPGKTLFCVGGEHSLSHATIPPFIRRYPGLGVLHFDAHADMRLTYQGSVYSHACAMFPISKKCRVVQVGIRSIGEDEAHLVGRGNVKTFLWHEHRDMRKLIPLVLKSLPPLVYLSIDMDGFDPAVVPGVGTPQPGGYHWHEALELFRAVIAGKRVVGVDVMELCPLKDTVASELAAAKLIYRLMGYLAVKAL